taatatgcctgataaaaatatccaattatCAGTATAAATAAGCTACGTGTACGTCGTGTAGCGTTTGACTTTTGTCTGACTGGACCAGTCAAGGACAACAGAATCCGATTGATACTGAAAAGTGGATCCTGATAAAActcttcaaaatttattttgtttctcatCTTTTACTACtgttactataaaataaaattcaatcttTATGTTAGAGATTCAATTGATAAATAAGTATACTTTTTCATCATAAGTTGCAAGATacgcatataattaatacgtcTCTCGCGTAAAAACCGATGCAGAAGAATAAAGGATTGTGTTTATATGCACTTTTCTATTTACCACCACCAAACCcctattaatttatgtttccATCATCCTTATTGCAAAACGTAAAATTCATTCTTTGAACATACTTAAGCAGCTTGTTAGAAGGTCGgttatgtatgtgtgtattgACTGTTGTGCTGTTACTCACACAGATGCATCACTCCCTCGTGGTTTTCTTTCATACACTAGCAATACGCTCGCATACTAACATAAATGCTACACATACCATGCTATTaccttataattatttgtctcGTTGATAGGTTTATTAGCAAGTAGAAGTATAAAAAACTCATTCAACCAATATATTCGTAATGTCCACGTGGGTTCCATGTCAGgtaaaaataatgcaacgtTTTTTATactatgtgaaatatttttacactgTTAAATTCcagcgaataaaataaaaatacttaacaatttatacaatatatataaataaaaaaatataagaataataatagaaaataaatatataaaatatatatgtagaaattcagtatcgaaattaaatatcacgTCGTGTACAGCAATCGCTTTTGGTTGAAGCGTGCCGCAGCAAAAGggttaaatatttgcattatattttttaacgaatgtaaagtttttgttataacataatttttctttttgctgaaaaatatataaagtaacgaaagtttcagttttatttaactcTTTATACAAAGAAAGTAATTGTGCAACACTAAAAcacaataaacaataatatataaatataatttattattaatacagaaatatatattatttcaaaattttacgaCAAAGACTGTAGTAGCATGAAGTAAGATGATGTAGTACGcattatcttaaataaaattatatttataaaaaaactgcaaatgcttgcaatttttatagtcaataatataaattattttaaattaagtacACTTACCGCGTTGAAAGTTACGTATGATAATGCCATAAATTTACCAGCTGTTAATACCATTGGTTTTATACTTTTTAGCATAATCAATACAAGAAGCTTTCTTGCAGCTAGCGGCATGTTATACCATTCTGCATTATATCTgcaaatttaacgaaatttttcattctattatatgttctttttcatgtaattatattttgatgagTTTATATAGCTCGCAATTTCGCAAATACTTTCTTGATATTGTACATACGCGGATTCGAATACTTTCTCGCTagaatcaataattttctgacCTAgccaattttcaaaaaatacattgattATAAGTCcgtttaaaaaactaatatattttaaaagacgATTAATGTTATGCATGTTTGTTGCTACCTAGATAACAAAATACATaagtgataataaataattaaactaaatagttattttaataaataattaaaaccaTAAATACCTGATATTCTACAATACCTAAACCTAACATCATTCCTCCCATGTGCATAAAGAGAGGTGGACTGTATGCTGAATTTATAAGATTAAGAAatctaatataacatatataaaaatgtaaatgtattgtTGTCACTCacgtaaaagataaatatcttttcatGTACGTACTGTATTGTCTCTGTATGTCTTCGGATACTGTATaccatatttaaataaaatttatttctcgtaGATGTCTTCGTTGAACcgtaattatcattttcaagCAACAATGCATTTTCCAAGCGGTATCTAAAGCtcattaattcaaaattaaaaagttgctgttatagtttaaaaaacaGATCGTTCagttatttgcaataaatgagaattttcataaatttcgtGCACACAATTTCGTATTTGGTAAACTTATAAAATCTATTAGACTCACTTGACAGCCGCAAACATACCGCGACAGTGTTCGATGAGTGTTATATACAAAACATCAAGCGTAACTGGAAGAAACACATACCACACGATACAAAAAGTGgtgtgaataaaaattattgcgtaatatttatcaaaatcaatCACGTAATTGACGCGATAAGCTACTCCAACTTGGGTGTGTTCGTTTGATGACGTATCGTTTTTTTCGCCTTTTGTACGCATAAGCCTTGTCAATaatgttgcaacattgaaaaGAATACTGTGGCCAAGtacaatatctatttataaaaacactaattgttataatgtttatattttatcattatcatcatcaaaaattacatggtaattatttacaataatgacAAAAGTCAAGTGTTCTTccgagatatttaaaaatagtaaaataacaaatgtaaagtttaaaactatttcaaaaataaaatttgcataaaaatatgcaaaaaaaactttattattgcACTATACTACAGTTACATAAAAGcattatacatacatgtataagCGTAACTCAAGTTTCGTCCAAACATCGCGTGCAAGTTATGTATCTTATGTTCCTCGTTCGATTTGGAAATAAGAGAGTActcttgtatttttataagaagCAATTTTATCTGCAACTCCGAGACGGAACTTGttattgtaacaaataaaagtcataagattattttaagatcATATTGTCagtattgtaattattatctataaacaTGAACAACTCTTACTAACGCACTTTCGGTAACATGTAGACCGCGAACATCATTTTACATATGACCACTATACCAAGAAGAAGGAATGGCAAAGTATCGATTATTTCGAAAGAATCTTCCCGTACTTCTATTGCACCCATTACCTATTTTTGACGAATTATATTAAGCATATGTCATGAAAAAGTCatacataattttcattaaattgtccAACTATTAATCATTTCAATTTTGTCAAATGTacttaaaaatgaatttaaagTTGGAATAAGAACATGCAGtgactgaaaaatttaattagcaagaatattcaattttcactTTTCCTCTTGAAGCTAtagctataataaaatatcaaaaagtgCTAAAAAGCGTATGCATGATGTTTCAGAATAATAgaagatttctttttaatatacctgaaaaataaatccaGATCCAATTATCAATACAAGTGCAAAATATATCACGTAgcgtttaatttttgtatgaaaaggCCATAGACcatttatacttaataaaattcgACTAATATTGTAATGCGAATTTTGGAAAAACTGGTCGATATCCATCTCGCTTCTTATTTACTActattactatatataataaaattcaattgcTAAAGTATAGttttaattactaaataaatatgttttcttGGAGCTACGAAATGCGCGTATCATGAATACGTTTACTTCGTGAAAACAAAAGCAAGACGACAATAGATTGTGCTATAGATagtacattttttcatatattattaccAACAATTTTTCCGCTATCGGTTTACGTTTCTAACCCccttattgtaaaatatataattttaatttcaagcaATTTTGTTAAACACAGCTTGTCAAGATAATGGATACATGCGTATCCTCCATTGCGGATTACCGTACTGTCACTCACACTGACGATATATTCCCCTTGTTGATCCTTTCAGAAATTGCCAATAGACTAGCGTACTAACACCAgtgcgatattttatatatgctaTTATGAAAACGAAACTGTTTCCCTTGTTAGTAGGTCTATAGCCATAGAAGAAAACACTTCCAATTGTGCGTGTGTGTTGGATCAACATGTTCCAGTATCTTTCATATCaggtaaaaaaatgtatatttcataaaatgtttattactgTGTAAAATGTCTtcataaacatattaaataagttaaaaaagatttattctcGAGCAAATTAATTCcgaaaaaaatggatttaacgttttaaaaagaatagaaaataaatcgatGTATTCAAACTTattgttcattttttaaaatacaattaagatataattaaaattgttaagtatttatattttatttgtcagAATTTacgttataacatttttataaaataacaacgttaatttggaataaaaattttcttttaaatatttgcatgatAATTTCTAATGAACATGTGAAgtctttgttataaaataatttttcttttctccgcaaaaaattattaagtaataaaaattcgtttaatttaacgttatataatatagtttattatgtacaaaatttacGTCATATTTCGCAGTAACATAAAGTATGACGATGAAGTACGTATCacctgcaaaataaaattgcatttgcgTCGAAAAATCAACAAATGCTTGCAATTtcttatacataaaatataaattattttagaattgatACACTTACTGCGTTGAAAGTTATGtatgataatatcataaatttgcCGGCTGTTAATATCATTGGCCTTAGACTTCTCATCATAATCAATCTCAGAAGCTTTCTTGCAGCTATCGGCATGTTATACCACTCTATATTACATCTAAAAATTTggcaatatttcatttatactataatatgTTCTTTTCTTCATTACGCGATTACATTTTCATGAATCCAAAAAGCTCATAAtttcgcaaataattttattcttgataTTGTACATACACGGATGCGAACACTTTCTCGCTGGAATCAATGATTCTTTGACCTTgccaattttcaaaaaatatattgattaaaagaCCGTTCATATAAGCAGCATGTTTCAAAAAACGATTAATGTTGGCCGTTGTTATTATCTAACAGACAGCGaatgaaaaattcataaattcataatgtaaatttataaatgtaattaaatttaaataattaattttactaaataattattgaatagtttgtgtatataaaattatgtctaACAGATATCacatagtaatataaaaatttttgtttatacctgATATCCTAAAACACTTAAAATCAATATGCTGAATCcaatttgtacaaaaagaGGTGGACTGTATACTGTATtcataatgttaataaatctAGCATAATACAAAGATGGCATGTACaaaaatgtcaatttcttattgtAGTTagcaaaaaagataaatatccaTTCATATACCTACTGCAAAGTTTCTGTATGTCTTCGAATACTGTACGTTACATTTGAATAAGATTTATCTCTCGTAGATATCTTTATTGAATCATAAGTATCATTTTCAAACAACAGTGCACTTTCCAAACGATATCTATAAAGTTcatatttgtttgaaattaaaaaagttataattttaatatatggaTCATTGAACTacttgcaataaatataaatttttacaaaggCCGTCCATACGATTTTATGTTTTGTTAACTCACAATTTCCAACTGACTCACCTGACAGTCGCGAACAAACCGCGACAATGTTCGACAAATGTTATATACAAGACGTCAAATGTAActataagaattatataacataGGGTGCATAGACTggtatgaataaaaattggaacGTAATATGTATCAAAATCAACGAAGTAATTGACGCGATAAGATATTCCAATTTGAGCGCTTATTATTTCATCTGATGACGTATCGTTCTTTTCGACTTGTGTATGCATAAACCTTGTCAATAATGTTGCAGTGGTGTAAAGCAAATTGTGGCCAAGTATGACATctatttatatgaaaacattaaacgctataatttttaaatttataattatcaccATCAAAAATTACGTTAAAATTATCGACAGAAAAATAGACAAGTCCTTTAAAGATATTCAGaggtattataaaaaaataaatgtaaattttaaaattgtttcaaaaataaaatttacaaaacaaataagcagaaaacttttttttgcattGTAGTAACGTCAAAGTTCAACTTTCATACATACATGTGTAAATGTAGCCAAAGTTTCGTCCAAATAGAGCGTgcgaattttgtattttatgttcttCATTCGATTTGGCGGAAAGAGAATACTCTTGTATCTTTATAAGAAgtatttttatctgtaaatCCAGAAAAGAATGTAACGATCAATAGTCATAAGTATATTTGCCATTTTACTGGcaatactttaattattattgtagtaTTGTAATTATCACATATTATTATAGCATAAACAAAGCCATTTTTACTAATGTACCTGTGGTAAGTTGTACACCGAGTACGTCATTCTAAATATGAACACTATAGCGAGGCAAAACATTGGCAAACAATCAACTATTTCGAAAGAATCTCCCCGTACTTCTATTACACCCATAAGCTGCATTTTCCACAAATTTGATTACACACATATAGaaatcatatatgtataattctaattaaactATCTAATCATTAATcacttcaattttattaagcgcatttaaaaataaatatactttgacCATAAAGTGTAAATTTCACGATGAAATAAcataattgtgaaaaataatattaaatttacacgTTTCTTACTAAATGTGCTATaggcataaaatattaaattaaaaagtatattcaagttgctttaaaataataagtttttttagTATACCTGAAAAAAGAATCCAGATCCAATAACCAATATTAATACGAAATATATCATGTAGCGTCTGACTTTCGTATGAAAAGGCCATAGACCACTGATGCTTAAGAGAATCCGATTGATATTGTAATGcgaatcttgaaaaaattggTCAGTGTCCACattcatttttacttattactACTATTACTATACACAATAAAATTCAACCACTAAGATACAAAATTTCTAGATATAATCTCTAagtgaatatattttcttcgtcATGAGCTACAAGACGCATGTGTTATGAATATGTTTGCTGCGTAAAAACCGATGCAAAAGAGTAATAGATTGTGCTTGTGCATTCTTTCGTGTATCATTAACAGAGTTTTTTTCCCTTACCGTTTCACGTTTCCATCACTGTTATtgcataatgtaaaatttatttttcaaacattccAATTTTCTTAAGTATAGCTTATCAAAATGACGGACAAGTATAAATCGTCCATCATTGATTGCTATACTGTCATCCACACCAATGCATTATCTCCTTGTTACTTTTCGCAGAAAAATTTCCTATGCATTCGCGTAAATACAActtgtcacaactaaaacaaaaccgtttgaaaattgttttatcttttaaaaaaattgtctgtaTGGTTTTCAGTTGAGTTTtactctctttcctttttctcgaTGTCGGTAACTCGAAAGATGTGTATTATTGCAGCCTACCGGCTCAGCGCTAGTGTTCTCTATTGTAAGAGTGGGGACAGTCGTATCTCGAGTCTGAGTATGTGTGCGTGAAGATAGACACGGCCGAGacacacattttttttgtatcgttAATAAAGTGTCATAATTTTGAGTTCCAattcagtaaaattaaaaacgagtaatttcttcaaatttccacattgtcgtatatattaaacctttcaaaaaaacctgtcatatatattaaaacctttcaaaaaaaacttgtatatattaaaattttcaaaaaagctattatatatactttctacaaaaaaatatgatatcaggaaatggcaccaaatgggactaaagaactatgaaaaaaattgtacactatttctataaaactcttctataaaattcttgtatataaagctgtcgtatatataattaactatattatatactatattttatcatattctcTTGATACACGTTCgatcttgcgctgcgcgtgaacttgacgcgagacactaccgtatCTCTtgatatgatatatgccacaCGATATTGGTACTTCATGAAACTATTCCCCTCGCATATAAATGCCAATAGATCCATAGCAATATCAGTTATAACGTGAAAGAAGACGTCTCATCGTTCAAAATACTTGTAATGTCTATGTGGGCTCCAtatcaagtaaaaaaaatgtaagttctatgtaaataatttgtaatacaattattacagaaatataattattacagatTCATCAGTTATCGAAAGCGACAGATTTGCAAATATTCATATTGTTGGTATAATATATGtggatatca
The nucleotide sequence above comes from Linepithema humile isolate Giens D197 chromosome 4, Lhum_UNIL_v1.0, whole genome shotgun sequence. Encoded proteins:
- the LOC105677741 gene encoding odorant receptor 82a-like isoform X1, with the protein product MDIDQFFQNSHYNISRILLSINGLWPFHTKIKRYVIYFALVLIIGSGFIFQVMGAIEVREDSFEIIDTLPFLLLGIVVICKMMFAVYMLPKIKLLLIKIQEYSLISKSNEEHKIHNLHAMFGRNLSYAYTYIVLGHSILFNVATLLTRLMRTKGEKNDTSSNEHTQVGVAYRVNYVIDFDKYYAIIFIHTTFCIVWYVFLPVTLDVLYITLIEHCRGMFAAVKYRLENALLLENDNYGSTKTSTRNKFYLNMVYSIRRHTETIQFLNLINSAYSPPLFMHMGGMMLGLGIVEYQVATNMHNINRLLKYISFLNGLIINVFFENWLGQKIIDSSEKVFESAYNAEWYNMPLAARKLLVLIMLKSIKPMVLTAGKFMALSYVTFNAIMRTTSSYFMLLQSLS
- the LOC105677741 gene encoding uncharacterized protein isoform X4 → MDIDQFFQNSHYNISRILLSINGLWPFHTKIKRYVIYFALVLIIGSGFIFQVMGAIEVREDSFEIIDTLPFLLLGIVVICKMMFAVYMLPKIKLLLIKIQEYSLISKSNEEHKIHNLHAMFGRNLSYAYTYIVLGHSILFNVATLLTRLMRTKGEKNDTSSNEHTQVGVAYRVNYVIDFDKYYAIIFIHTTFCIVWYVFLPVTLDVLYITLIEHCRGMFAAVKYRLENALLLENDNYGSTKTSTRNKFYLNMVYSIRRHTETIQFLNLINSAYSPPLFMHMGGMMLGLGIVEYQVRKLLILARKYSNPHIMQNGITCR
- the LOC105677741 gene encoding uncharacterized protein isoform X5; this translates as MDIDQFFQNSHYNISRILLSINGLWPFHTKIKRYVIYFALVLIIGSGFIFQVMGAIEVREDSFEIIDTLPFLLLGIVVICKMMFAVYMLPKIKLLLIKIQEYSLISKSNEEHKIHNLHAMFGRNLSYAYTYIVLGHSILFNVATLLTRLMRTKGEKNDTSSNEHTQVGVAYRVNYVIDFDKYYAIIFIHTTFCIVWYVFLPVTLDVLYITLIEHCRGMFAAVKYRLENALLLENDNYGSTKTSTRNKFYLNMVYSIRRHTETIQFLNLINSAYSPPLFMHMGGMMLGLGIVEYQI
- the LOC105677741 gene encoding uncharacterized protein isoform X3, which gives rise to MDIDQFFQNSHYNISRILLSINGLWPFHTKIKRYVIYFALVLIIGSGFIFQVMGAIEVREDSFEIIDTLPFLLLGIVVICKMMFAVYMLPKIKLLLIKIQEYSLISKSNEEHKIHNLHAMFGRNLSYAYTYIVLGHSILFNVATLLTRLMRTKGEKNDTSSNEHTQVGVAYRVNYVIDFDKYYAIIFIHTTFCIVWYVFLPVTLDVLYITLIEHCRGMFAAVKYRLENALLLENDNYGSTKTSTRNKFYLNMVYSIRRHTETIQFLNLINSAYSPPLFMHMGGMMLGLGIVEYQVRKLLILARKYSNPRMYNIKKVFAKLRAI
- the LOC105677741 gene encoding odorant receptor 63a-like isoform X2 → MIYFVLILVIGSGFFFQLMGVIEVRGDSFEIVDCLPMFCLAIVFIFRMTYSVYNLPQIKILLIKIQEYSLSAKSNEEHKIQNSHALFGRNFGYIYTYVILGHNLLYTTATLLTRFMHTQVEKNDTSSDEIISAQIGISYRVNYFVDFDTYYVPIFIHTSLCTLCYIILIVTFDVLYITFVEHCRGLFATVRYRLESALLFENDTYDSIKISTRDKSYSNVTYSIRRHTETLQFINIMNTVYSPPLFVQIGFSILILSVLGYQIITTANINRFLKHAAYMNGLLINIFFENWQGQRIIDSSEKVFASVCNIEWYNMPIAARKLLRLIMMRSLRPMILTAGKFMILSYITFNAVIRTSSSYFMLLRNMT